The Aureibacter tunicatorum genome segment CCAGTTGATGCGAACGGCAATCATAATCTATTTTATAACGAAAGAATACCCAATGAGCCTTACTTTCAAATTAATAATAGAGCGGCTTATCATTTCAAAAATGTATTTACCAGAGGCTCAAGAATGACTGTGCATTGGAGAATGGGATATGTGAAAGAGTTTTATCGATTTATAGAGGCAGGAGGTTCGGATGGAAAGGATATGGTTCCTGACCAACTTTATCACGATTTTGGAGTGAATTATAGTTTTCCAAAAAATAAAGTCTCTTTAGCTTTTGATTTAAAAAATATCACGAATGCTCAACTGTTTGACAACTTCGCATTGCAAAAGCCTGGAAGAGCTTTTTATCTCAAACTTAATTACCGAATCTTTTAAAAACACATTTTAAATTACATATACACGATCATGAGAATTTTCTCTAAAAAACACATTTATTTCTCAATCATTGCTATGGCGATGATGGCAGTTTCATGCAATGATAATGTTAATGAAGGTTCTGGGGGAGGAGACGATCCCGAATATGCTGAAAATTCATTCACATTGGCATCTGAAATAGAAGCAGGAGGTCAAACTCAAAACTATATAGATCATATTGACGACTTGACAGAAGGCGAGCACACTTTTATAAATAATGGATTGCAAGTGCCGGGAGAGAGAGCGGCTAGAGTTATTGGCCATGATGGTTATGTATATTCATTGAACTACGGAACTGGTTTGATTTCTCAGTATAGACCTTTGGAAGCGGGAGGTTATCAATTGATTAAAGAACTAAATGGAGGAGCAGCTGTCGGCACTGAATATCCAAGATATAAAATTGTCAGCGATGACAATATGATGATTTATAATGTAGATGTGGAATATGTCTATGAAGATGAAGAAAATCAAATTATTAAAGATGTAATTCCTACAATGTCAGTAGCTACCATCCGAATACCAGATTTGGTAGTTACGGATCAGCATAGTTTTGTTATACCAACAACTGAAGAATCAAAAGCTCAAAAAGCTTACCCTACAAGAGTGGATGCTCCTATAGCCTCAAATGGTAAAGTTTATTTTGGTTTGATGAGATATGAGGATGGAAATTCAGACAAGGATAGAGTTAAAGGTTTGGAAACTTTGGTATTGGATTACCCTTCTTTAGAAAATCCGACTGTTGATTACAGCGATGTGGCTGATGGTCATACTAATGGATATAGAACGCCTTCAATGTATTTGGCTGAGGACGGGTTTGTTTATCAAAGCAATCAATTTATGAGTGGTTTTGGCTTTGATTTGAGCCAAGGTTCAAAGACTGTGATTACTAGATTAAGCAACAGTGTTTATGATGATTCTTATGTATTCAATGTGACTCAAGCATTGGGAGAAGAGGTTTCTACAGCTGGTTGGTTTTATGTAGGAAATGGAATAGGCTATATGCCTATTTGCATGGAAGATATGGCTGGAGGCGAAAATAATAATATTTGGTCCGTGGCAAAAATTGACATCAATAATAAGACAGCTGTGAAAATGAATGTTCCATTATCATATTTACAAAATTATCAATCAGGTGTAGTTGATGAAGGCAAGTTCTATATGGCTATTAGTCCAATAGGCGGAGAAGCTCACATTTACGAGTTTGATCCAACTTCTGATTCTCCTGACGCTTTCAAAAAGACTGTTAAACTTGATGGCGGCAATGTGTACATTCAAGGTATTTATCAATAATAGCAAACTATAGCGAAATGATTAATAAGAAGGTTCGCAGTTTATTATTTGACATACATTTATGGCTGGGGCTTGGAGCTTCAGTCATTCTGTTTTTGGTATGTCTTTCCGGGACGGTTTTGGTATTTGAAGATGAGGTGACTAGAGCATTCAATCAAAATGTCTATTACAACACGTCTTCGGGACAGGAGCTTCTATCCAGAGAGGAATTGTATAAAACAGCTCTTGCTCAAGGTGAAAAAGTCATGAGCATCAGCTTTTATGAAGACGTGAACAGATCTGCCGCCGTTAGAGTATTTCAGGAAGGCTCGAGAAGAGGGAAGTTGTTGCATATGGATAGGTACACTGGAGAATTTCTTGGACAGCCAAGCCAAGCTTTGAAGGATTTCTTCATGTTTAATTTTCGTATGCATAGATGGTTGCTTTTGGATACCAAGATTGGCCGGCCTATTGTAGGGATCAGCACTATCATTTTTGTGATTTTATCAGTGAGCGGCCTTGTGTTATGGCTGCCTAGAAAATTCAAAAAAGCGCAGTTCAGAAAAGGCCTCAGGCTAAAGTTAAATGCGGGTTGGAAGCGAATTAACTATGATTTGCATAATACATTGGGCTTTTATACTCTATTGATACTGCTGATTATGTCTTTGTCGGGACTGTTTTGGTCATTTGATTGGTATAGGGCTGGTATGTATAGTTTTTTTGGCGTCGAACGCAAAAAAGAACAATACGCAGTACAATCAAATGAATCTGATGAGCGGTTATCATTGGATAAGTTAGCTGAAATCAGTGCGAAGCAGTTGGGATATGAGGGAGATTTGACCTTTAGATTTCCTAAGAAAAAAAACGAGCCGTATTCCATAAGCGCTAAAAATCCAGCAGATTTGTTGGATGCTTATGACAGATTGACAATGAATCCTTATACTGGAGAAACTATAAAGGCCGATTTATTTGAGGGTAAGCATTTTGGAGAAAAAGTTATGGCTTCAATCAAGGCGATACATGTAGGCTTTATCTTTGGCAAACTTTCAAAAATAATATACTTCCTATCATGTTTAGTAGCGACAAGTTTACCTATAACAGGTTTTTTTATGTGGCTGAACAGGAGGAAGAAAAAGCATTAATTTTTATAGCTATTAATTGTTGATTTTTAATAACAGGGAATTTCAAATGAAATTCCCTGTTGCTTTATTTATCAAGGACAACCTTGGTTGTTTCTTACACAGAGATGTGGTTCGCATCTGTGGTAACCTGTTGGGCAAGGCTTCCAATGAGGCGGTCTGCCTCCATTTTTTTCAGTTAGCGACTTTTTAGACAATACTTTAACACCTTTAATACTTGCGAAATTTTTCATGATAAAAAGTTAAATAGACGTGTTATGTTTGGCCAATTTTAAGACTTGCAAACATTCAAGTCTTGAGATGATATTATCTCTTAATGAAAATGCAATGGAAAATTGATCAAGGACATCCCTGATTGTTTCTTACACAAAGGTTTGGTTCGCATCTGTGGTAACCCCATGGGCATGGCTCCCAATGAGGAGGTCTACCACCAACTCTTTCCGTCAAAGATTTTTTCGATAATGTCTTTGCACCTTTAATGTTCGCAAAATTTTTCATGATGAAATATTTGAAAATGATAAAACGCTCGACCTTTTTGAGACCTTCGAGCTTCAGGTCTTGGATAATATTTTATCTGTAAATTCAATCATTTCCATTTTAAGGAATTATTGAATATTTAATTTTTTAAAGAATAGCTGATACTAAAAAATATAAATGTCTAGTAAATATTGAGATTAATTATATTATTGTCAATTTTTTTAAAGAAAAAATCTATGAATTTTTCAGTAATATTATAATTCGTTATTTCAGGTATTCAAAATGCAAACTCAGCATACATGCTGAAAGCTTTTTTGACGCGAGTTAATCTTGTCTTTTAGATTTTTCTTGAAAATTTCATCCACTTTTTGCGGTCTTTCATTCTCCGATTTTCTAGGTTCGTCGTGTTCTTTTTTATAAAAAGGCTTCTTGGATCTAAGTTGCGGGAAATTTAAGCATGACATATCATTATGAAAAAGCGTATAATTTCCCTTTCGTTAGGAGTCTTTGTGTTGGTGATTTCCATTGGTATTATAAAGAATTTGCCAACTAAGGCTAGCACTGATTCACAAGCAGTATCGGAACCTAAAGGTGTTCTTGTGGAAGTTGTTCAGCCTCTAATTGGCACTGTGGAACAATCTATTGAAGTGACAGGAAGACTAAGAGCTGTTGATCGATATGAAATCGTTTCTGAAGTTGATGGGCAATTATTGTCATCGGCGAAGATTTTCAGAGAAGGAGCTATTTATAAAAAGAACGAAATTCTTCTTCAAATAGACGCTGAAGAGTTTGCCATTGGTATTTCGGCCGACAGGGCTGACTTTGTTAATCTGATAACAACTGCACTGCCGGATCTAAAAGCGGATTACCCATCTTCATATCCTCTGTGGAAACAGTATTTGAGTAATGTGAGTGTAGAAGATGAGCTACCTGCTTTGCCAAAAGCGGGCTCTGAGCAAGAGAGGTTATTTTTAATTGGGCAAGGGATTCATGGTTCATATTATAAAATTAAGTCAAGTGAGGAAAAACTGAGAAAATATACACTGAGAGCACCATTCACAGGCGTTATTACTACTTCAAATGTGGACGCTGGTACTGCTGTGAGGTCTGGTTCTGAGTTGGGGACTTTTATATCTTCAGAAGCATTCGATTTGGAGGTGACTGTGCCTCTCGCTGAGATGAAAAATTTGGCAATAGGAACTAAAACAGTGCTTTACTCATCCGATATTGAAGGAGATTGGCAAGGTCGAGTTGTTCGTATTGGTGGTGATGTTGACAAGTCTTCGCAATCAGTGAAAGTATTCATCCGAGTATATGACAATCATTTGAAAGAAGGGATGTTTTTGAATGCCAAGATGGAAGCCAAACCGTTTGTTGAAGCTATGTCCTTGCCTAGGAAATTGCTTAATAATAATCATGAAGTTTTTATAGTTGAGAACAATATTTTGAAACTAAAGCCTGTGGAAGTCTTGTCTGTTCAAGGCGATCAAGCAGTGATTAGCGGATTGGATTCAAATGCATATGTCTTGAAAACAGTGATAAAAAGCGCTTATGACGGCATGAAAGTGAGAGTGAAACAAGGCTAAGTTAGTGGTCTTGTTATCAAATCATTTTAAACTTAAATAAACAGATTGATGAAAAATATTATATCATATTTTATCAAGTTTCCGCTGGCTGTCAACATAGTGATGGTTATGGTGGCTTTGTTTGGAATAATAGGTTTGTCTAGGGTGCAAAGGAACTTTTTTCCAAGCGTGCCTACGAGAAATGTGTATGTTGATATTCTCTATCCAGGAGCATCACCTGAGGAAGTTGAAGAAGGAGCTATTTTGAAAATTGAGGAAGAAGTGAAGGGCATTTCAAATATGGACCGAATCACTTCTGTTTCCATGGAGAATTCTGGTACTGTAACCATTGAAATGCTGAAAGGCGCGGATATGGATGAGGCATTGGATGATGTGAAGAACGCCGTGGATAGAATTGCCTCATTTCCTATTGATGTGGAATCGGTTGTTACTTATAAGCATGATGATATAAACTTTGCGATAAATTTCGCAATTACTGCTCGAGAAGGCAAGCCAGTGGACTTGAAGGTTTTAAAAGAGACTGCTCAGCAGGTGGAGCGAGATATTTTGAAAATGGATGGAATTTCCAAAGTGGAACTAAATGGCTATCCAGAGGAAGAAATAGCTGTTTTGCTAAATGAAGACGCTCTTGAAGCTTTCGATCTTACATTTTCAGAGGTGGCTAAAGCCGTCTCATCGACAAACTTGGTAATGACAGGGGGTAGTATCAAAGACGGTGAGGAAGAGTTTTTTATTCGAGTGCGAAATAAAAACTACCAAGGATCCGGTTTAGAGAATATAGTGATTCGAAATACCGATAATGGAGGTGTAATCAGGCTAAAGGATGTCGCGGAAATCAAAGACCAGTGGGAGGATTCTCCGTCAAAAGTTCTCTTTAATGGCAGTCAAGCCGTTATAGTCAATATTAATACTACATTTGATGAAGATATTGTAAATGCTTCCGATCAGATAAAGGCGTATTTGGAAAAATTCAATAGCAACCAACCATTGCTTTACGCAGAAGTAAACAGAGATACATCTGTGACGCTTAATCAAAGAATAGATTTATTGTCTGACAATGGATTGATGGGGATGGTGTTGGTGATGATTTTTCTTTCATTATTTCTTAATCCTCGTGTTGCATTCTGGGTGGCCATAGGAGTTCCGTTTTCTATGTTGGGAATGCTTGTCGTGTTGCCCATGACAACGGTTACAATCAATATGATGTCTTTGTTTGGTTTGATCTTGGTGCTGGGGATTCTTGTGGATGATGCTATAGTCGTAGCCGAAAATATCTATCGACATTTCAAAATGGGCAAGACGCCAGTGAAATCCGCCGTGGATGGGACTATGGAAGTTTTGCCAGCGGTAATCTCAGGAGTGTTGACCACGATGCTTGCATTTTCCGCATTTTATTTCTTGGATGGAAAGATGGGGGATATGTTTGCGGAGATATCGGTTATTGTCATTATCATTCTTCTTGTCTCGTTAATCGAAGGATTAATAATTCTGCCTTCTCATCTAGCTCATTCAAAAGCTTTGAAAGACAGGAATGAACAAAGCAAATGGAAAAAATACATGAGCTGGGCAGAAGATTCGTTGCTTTGGACTAGAGATAATATTTACGTTCCGCTGTTTAAAAAAGCTATTGAATTCAAGACTGTTACGATATCGGTTTTCATTTCATTGATGATATTGGCTTTCGGCTTTGTGTCAAGTCGCATGGTAGAGTCAACTTTTTTTCCTTCAGTGGATGGAGACAATTTTACAGTTACTCTTACTATGCCTTCTGGAACTGAGGAACAAGTTACGCAACAAGCTTTGGATATCATCCATGAGGCTATATGGGAAGTTAATGAAGAAATGAAACCAATGCAGCCGGAGAATAAAAATATTATCAGCCAGTCTTTTCAAAGGTTTATGAACTCAGGCAACAAGGCTATGATAGAGGTCACACTGTTGGATGCTGAAGTGAGAAATGGAGGAACGGAAGAAACAATCTCCAGAATCAGGAAAAAAGTAGGTGATATAGCCGGAGCGGAAACCCTCACATACGAAGGCTTTAATCCTTTTGGTAAAAGTTTGATAATATCCTTGCTTGGGGATGACAACGATGTGCTTCAGAATGCGAAGGAAGACTTAAAAAAGGGCATGAGAAATATGCCTGAATTGACTGATATTTCAGATAATACACCTGTTGGGAATCGAGAGATTGAGATTGAATTAAAAGAGAAAACACATCATTTAGGAGTGACTATTCAAGATGTGATTTCACAAGTCAGAGAAGCTTTTTTTGGAAATGAAGCTCAAAGACTCCAAAGAGGCAAAGACGAGGTGAAAGTATGGGTCAAGTACAATGATGATAACAGAAAGTCTATTGGAGATCTTGAAGACATGAAAATAAGGCTATCGGATGGTTCAGCTTATCCATTGTCGGAATTAGCTTACTTACGCATGGTTGATGGAGTATCGAGTATTCAACATTTGGATTTTGAGAAAGAAGTACAGCTTGAAGCGAATCAGACAGATCCAAATTCATCACTGCCTTTTATATTGGGCAAGCTTGAAAAAGAAGTTTTGGAACCCTTGTATGAAAAATATCCGGGAGTGAGAGCTTCATACGACGGTCAAAAAAGAGAACAGGAAAAGGTAGCGAAATCGGCTAAAGTGGTTATCCCGGTAGTGCTTCTTTTGATGTTTACCATAGTGGTTTTCACTTTGAGGTCCGTAAGTCAAGCTATTTTGGTTTATGCGATGATTCCTTTCTCGTTTATAGGAATTGTGTTTGGACATTGGTTTCATGGGATGTCTATGAGTTTAATGTCTTTTATGGGAATGATTGCTTTGGTTGGAGTAATGATCAATGATGGCTTGGTGTTGATCAATGCTTTGAACATTAATTTGAAGTCGGGAAAGAATTACTATGACGCATTGGTAGAAGCTGCAACGTCACGTTATCGTCCGATAATTCTCACTACGCTGACGACAGTAGTCGGTATGGCGCCTATGGTACTGGAAACAAGCCTTCAAGCTCAATTTTTGATTCCTGTGGCGCTTTCTTTGGCTTACGGTATGGTCATAGCAACATTATGCACGCTATTTTTATTGCCTGTTATGCTTATGATAGTCAATCGAATGAAAGTCATTTGGAAATCATTTAAAGAAGGAAGACAAGCTAGCGCCGAAGAAGTGGAAAGCGCGATAAAAGAAATGGAATACGAATATGAAGAAATGTAGATTTCGAGCAGGTTGAATCGAGCGAAAGTTGGATTGCATCGATCAGTTATATTTTGCGCAAGCCTAACCCACTAAGTTTAAATAATAAAAATAGAATCTATAAGCATGGATAGCATCAGACGGTCATCGAGTGAAATTGAGCTTGAATGTAATACAGACATCGATAAGAAGCATGATTTGTCTCATTTTCATGTCAATGAATTGGAGGGTGCGGATATGTTTGGAATGCATAGAATGGAGAGTGAAAAGGAAGAATTCTTTTATGCTCAGCATATGGAAAATATCACTTTCAATCTCACTCTTATTTATGGAATGGTCGTAGCGACATTGTCTACTGTATTCTTGTTGTTTTTAACGCTAAGAATAGTTGGTCGATTGAAACAGGCGAGGAAATCACCCAAAACACAGGGCAAAGACAGTATTGAAGAGACGAAAAATCCCATTAAACAAATTAGATAATGAAAAAATATAAATATGCAATGATGATGTTGATATGCATGTTGGCATTCGATGGCATCGCTCAAGATATTCCCGTTGAAGCACAGTTAACGGAAAAAATGTCTTTGAAAAAAGCGATGGAAATCGCTATGTTGAATAATTACGATATAAAAATAGCCAAAGCGTCATTGGAAAAAACAGATAATAGCGCGTTTGTCGGCAATGCAGGGCTTTTGCCTTCAATTACAGCAAGCGGGGGAGCTGAACATGCCAGCAATAATACAGAAATGGAATTGATGAGCATGAATAGCGCTGGCGAGTCATCGAGCGAGACTATCGAAATGAACGGAGCTCGAAGCACAACCTATGATGCGAATGTACGCATGGATTATGTGCTGTTCGATGGTTTGGGAAACGTCTATACTTATAGGAAACTGAAAGGAGAAAATGAAAAAGAGCAGATCCTTTACCGCCAGCAAATGGAGAATACAATGTTGGAAGTTGCCGAGCTTTATTATGAAGTTTGCAGAAATCAACAAAGCTGGAGCTTGGCCAAGCAAACCTTGAAAATTTCACATGATCGCTATCAAAGGGTGAAAGACCAGAAGGAAGTCGGTCAAGCAAGTCGTTTGGATATTTTGAATGCCGAAGTCGATCAAAATGCAGATAGCACAAGTTTGCTTCAAGCGGAACAGAACTATTTGATGGCCATTAAAAATTTGAATGTGGCTATGGGAATCTCTGTTGATCAAAACTACTCAGTTGACGAAGCGATTGTTTTCAGAGATGACTTGGACCAACAGACGGTTGTTCAAAGTGTGATGGTAAACAATGCAGGCTTACTGTCGCAAAAGAAACAAGAAGATATTTCAGAATTGGAAATGAAGATCACTAAAGCGAATAAATCTCCGGAGTTGAGCGCATATGGATCGTATGGATACAGCACGACAGACAATGAAGTGGGACAATTGTTGTACAATAAAAATGTTGGTTTGACAGTCGGCTTGACGGCAACTTTTAATGTCTTTAACGGGCGTCAACAAAGAATCGCTGAAAAAAATGCCAAGTTGGATTTATATTCTGAACAAGAAAGAACGAAGCAGTTTGAGTCCCAGTTGGAGAGAGATGCGGTCAACGCATATATTGATTATGATTACAAGAGAAAAATTGTGAACCTGCAAGAGACTAGTTTGAAGCAAGCAGAATTGAACTTTGAGACAACTAAGGAAATGTTCGCATTGGGTAAGGTTAATTCAATTGAGTTTCGAACAGCGCAGGAAAATCTTCTGACCGTCGCCAATAATTACAACGCGGCTCAATTTGATGCTAAAGTGGCGGAATTGAATTTGCTTCAGCTTTCGGGGATGCTTTTGTCAGACTCGCGAGAATGATATATATTGAAGAAGTGAAATGAGCTTATAAAATAAAGTAGTGATATTGATATAACATGTAGATATGAAACTTTTCAAACAACCATTTGGGTTAAAAGCAGGACTAGCCTTGATCATTTTTATTTGGCTTGTGATGATTGCTATGTCAATGGGATTGATGGTTTTGTTTGGTTACAGGAGCTTTGATAATCTAGAGTTTGATTTGACTATATTCATTTTCATTCTCACCAAAAGTGTTTTTGACGCGTTTGTTCTTTATCATGTAGTTGTATTTTTCAATAAGGTACTGCCCTGGAGCAAATATTGGGCATTGAGATTCGTCGCCGATGCATTATTCTTAGTCATATTGATAGGGCTGACAATATTCTTTAGCAACATAGTGATGGAAATAGACTATGAGCTGGCTAAAGAGCTTAGACATAATATATCGACTAAGCATGATCACAAAGAATTGAGGTTTATTATGCCTGTCGTAATGAATACGCTGTTTTTGTGTTTGATAGAACTGATTACTCAATTTCAGGCTCAAGCCAGTTTGAGAGTGAAGATCGCCGAGCTTGAAAAGGAAAAGACTGATACAAAATACTCCGTTTTGAAAGAGCAGTTGGACCATCATTTTCTATTCAATAATTTGAGTGTGCTGTCCTCATTGATCTATGAGGATGTGGAAAAAGCGGATCATTTTATACAAGATTTTGCCAAGATTTACAGATATGTGTTGAAGATAAATGCTTTGAATCTAGTTACAGTGGATGAAGAGTTGGATTTCATCAAAGCTTATCTTTATCTTTTCAAGAGTCGCTTCGAGTCTGGGTTTGAGTATGAATTGAAAGTGTCGGAAGAAAATAGCAAATGTTTCATTCCTCCATTGACATTGCAGGTTTTGGTGGAAAATGCGGTCAAGCATAATGAAGTTTCCAAAGCAAATCCATTGAGATTGAAGATTTATTGCAAGGATAAGGAGTTGTGGGTGGAAAACAATTTGCAATTAAGAGAGGAAACTACAGAGTCCACGAAGACAGGCTTGAGAAACTTGGAAGAAAAATTTAATTTGATGGAAGCTCCTTCTCCTTTTTTTGGAGTTGTTGGCGGAGCATTTATTGCCAGAATTCCCTTAATAAACAAAGAGCATGAATAAAGTATTGATCATTGAAGATGAGATGCCTTCTGCAAGAAAGCTGAAAGCGTTGATAAATACCATTGAGCCTGAGTTCATGATTCTAGATATATTGGAATCATGCGCTGAAGCGATACATTATTTGTCAGAGAATACAGTTGATTTGATATTTTTGGATATTCATCTGGCTGATGGCAATGCTTTTTCTGTTTTCGACCAGATAAAAGTTGATTGTCCTATTATTTTCACAACAGCTTATGATCAATATGCTTTGGAAGCCTTTAAGCAGAACTCAGTCGATTATTTGCTTAAGCCTGTGTCTAAAGAGACACTGACTGTGGCGATAGACAAGTACAAAAATGTATTTGCGGATAATGTTTCTGCTGACAAGGTGGATTATCAAATGCTAGGGGATTGGATTGCCAAGCAGGAACAGTCCTATCGCAAGAGATTCATGGTGTATTTCAGGGATACAATACGCAGTGTAAAGGTTGAAGAAATCGCTTATTTTTTTGCTGAAAGCAAAGCCGTATTTTTAAGAACCACGGATGGAAAGACGTATGATTTGAACCATACGCTTGACCATTTGGAGCAAATACTCTCCCCGGAGATGTTTTTCAGGGCTAATAGAAAATATTTAATTTCGATAAACGCTGTTAAAGAGGCGTTAGCTTACTCTAAAAGCAAATTGAAATTGATGCTTTTGCCTGAAACGGAGGGAGAGGTGTTCATTTCCTCAGAAAAATCCGTCAAGTTTAAAAATTGGCTGAATGGTTGAGTCTTTTAACCCAACCATCTTTTGAATTCTCCAGCTTTGTCTTTATTGATAAGTATATCAAAGTCTGTTTTAGGCTTTAATTCCACATAAAGTTTATAGTTAAAATGTGTTTGAACTTTGCAAATCGCTTCAATATTGGTGATTACTTTTCTTGAAACTCTATAAAATTCCTGAGGATTTAGATCTCCTGCCAGTTGTTCCAGCGTATTGTTGATAATGAATTTGTCGTTCTTGTGCGTTATTAAAAATGTAAGATCATCAGAGTAGAAATAAGCGATGTCATCGACTTTGACGCTGATAAAGTCGCTTCCTTTTTTCACAAGAAAGCGGTTCTTATATTCTTTGGGTTGATATATGTTTTTTATGACAGAGCTTAGATTCTGAGAAGTAGTTGTGGATGGTTTTGAGTCTTCAAATTTTTGAATTGCTTTTTCTAGCGCTTTATAGCTAAGGGGTTTTAGCAGATAAGATATGCTGTTCAGTTCAAAAGCCTTGATCGCATAAGTATCGTAGGCTGTTATGAAAATTACAGGAGAGCTAACGGTTATTTCATCGAAAATTTCAAAACTATTGCCATCGCTAAGCTGGATGTCAAGAAATATCAGGTCTGGTTGCTCATTGGCCTTAAACCAATCTACGGCTGATTCCACACTCGAGATCTCAGCGAGTATTTCATGATTCAAGTTTATTTTGTCTAATGCTCTTTTGAGGTTTTTGATAGCGGGTTTTTCGTCTTCTATGATGACTATTTTATGCATATTCTTTAATAGTGAAAAGTGGGGCTTTGATAATGAATTCGTTTTCTGATTTTTGAATGTCTATGCGCTTGTTTCCAATTAGTTCGTAGCGGATGTTTATATTTTCCAGTCCAATTCCATTGGAATAGTAGGAGCTGTTCTTTTCTTGCAAATTGTTTATTACGATGATTTCATCTTTTTTCTGAATGACTTGGCAGTTGACAGGATGTTCTTCGTCTATTCGATTATGCTTAATGACATTTTCAACAAGTGTCAATAATGTGAATGGAGGTATGGAGTAATTATCATCTTTGATTTGAATATCCATGGTAAAACAATCGCCAAACCTGCTTTGAACCAAATTGCTGTATTCCGTCACTATTTTTATTTCCTCTTCCAATGGAATGAGGTCTGTCGATCTGAAATTCAGAATCGATCGATACACTGAAGCCAAAGACGCTAGGAATTCATGGGCAGAATCATTTTCAGGTTCTATTAATGATTGCAAAGTATTGAGGTTGTTGAATAAAAAGTGCGGATGAATTTGAGTTTGGAGCGCATGCAGTTGGGCTTTGGAAGCTTCCTTCTCGATTTCAGCTTGTTGTGCTTCCAGATTTTTTATTTGAACAAAATATTGAAACATAAAGCCAAATGAAGAAATGACAACACCTTGCACAACTCCTTCGGAGAAATAATATCTGATATAGTCCCATTTTAGAACATCATCTTGAGGCGTGTAAATGATCATCATTTGTT includes the following:
- a CDS encoding sensor histidine kinase; translated protein: MKLFKQPFGLKAGLALIIFIWLVMIAMSMGLMVLFGYRSFDNLEFDLTIFIFILTKSVFDAFVLYHVVVFFNKVLPWSKYWALRFVADALFLVILIGLTIFFSNIVMEIDYELAKELRHNISTKHDHKELRFIMPVVMNTLFLCLIELITQFQAQASLRVKIAELEKEKTDTKYSVLKEQLDHHFLFNNLSVLSSLIYEDVEKADHFIQDFAKIYRYVLKINALNLVTVDEELDFIKAYLYLFKSRFESGFEYELKVSEENSKCFIPPLTLQVLVENAVKHNEVSKANPLRLKIYCKDKELWVENNLQLREETTESTKTGLRNLEEKFNLMEAPSPFFGVVGGAFIARIPLINKEHE
- a CDS encoding LytTR family DNA-binding domain-containing protein; the encoded protein is MNKVLIIEDEMPSARKLKALINTIEPEFMILDILESCAEAIHYLSENTVDLIFLDIHLADGNAFSVFDQIKVDCPIIFTTAYDQYALEAFKQNSVDYLLKPVSKETLTVAIDKYKNVFADNVSADKVDYQMLGDWIAKQEQSYRKRFMVYFRDTIRSVKVEEIAYFFAESKAVFLRTTDGKTYDLNHTLDHLEQILSPEMFFRANRKYLISINAVKEALAYSKSKLKLMLLPETEGEVFISSEKSVKFKNWLNG
- a CDS encoding LytTR family DNA-binding domain-containing protein — protein: MHKIVIIEDEKPAIKNLKRALDKINLNHEILAEISSVESAVDWFKANEQPDLIFLDIQLSDGNSFEIFDEITVSSPVIFITAYDTYAIKAFELNSISYLLKPLSYKALEKAIQKFEDSKPSTTTSQNLSSVIKNIYQPKEYKNRFLVKKGSDFISVKVDDIAYFYSDDLTFLITHKNDKFIINNTLEQLAGDLNPQEFYRVSRKVITNIEAICKVQTHFNYKLYVELKPKTDFDILINKDKAGEFKRWLG
- a CDS encoding sensor histidine kinase translates to MDKRLRVFFWTIPILLALVIYLELIIANLTRPANQQEQFSFILFAFDIFKIYIYWFTAQTLIKKFNISLVVFIISSLLIGFLNAGFDSFAKQMMIIYTPQDDVLKWDYIRYYFSEGVVQGVVISSFGFMFQYFVQIKNLEAQQAEIEKEASKAQLHALQTQIHPHFLFNNLNTLQSLIEPENDSAHEFLASLASVYRSILNFRSTDLIPLEEEIKIVTEYSNLVQSRFGDCFTMDIQIKDDNYSIPPFTLLTLVENVIKHNRIDEEHPVNCQVIQKKDEIIVINNLQEKNSSYYSNGIGLENINIRYELIGNKRIDIQKSENEFIIKAPLFTIKEYA